Below is a window of Lodderomyces elongisporus chromosome 3, complete sequence DNA.
GGGTCAAGGCTATGTTGGAAACTTTGTCAATAACCAAGTGCGTTATTACTACCCCCCAGCAAAACCCTCCGGACTTACAGTGTTTGACATACCTGCAGAAATAGAGTTTGCTGAAGTCCCCATTGTATACGCCTACCAAGGATTTGACACCAAGGTGTTGGAATTGGTGTTGAAGAACATTGATGCAAAGGGTTTGGTTATAGCAACAATGGGTGCAGGTTCATTCCCATCGAAATGCAATAAATTTTTGGCCGACACCGTTTCTGCAGATTTCCCCATAGTTTATAGTAAAAGATCAATGGATGGAATGGTACCCGAGGGAGCATTACCTAAAATCAGAGGCGttccttttcaaaatgCAATTGCTGGTGGCTACTTGAACCCTCAAAAGGCTAGAATACTTTTGCAATTATGTCTCAATGCAGGATAcgacttgaaaaaaattaagcaAGTATTTAAAGTGGTGTAAATTGTAAATAGAATAATAAGCcctttttccaaaaaaatcaaaaaaaaaaagaagaattgtAAAAGGTGTGTAGATTGACATAAATTTAATATCGATGGTGATAGAAGGATgtagaattgaaaaatagaGAATGTTTCCACGCCAAAtgcaaaagaagacaaaagaagaagaagaagaagaaaaagaaccaaattTAAGGAGTAGCGCGCCTCTTCAACTCCTCTTTGCAAAACTATTTTCTCTTGCTCCATCCACATTCAAAACCatacaaaatgaaaagagagagagagagagaacaattccaaattaaaatatatataaaaaaaaactatcattcaaatacttgaattcgaaaaaaataaaaagacaaaagaaagaggttATACTACATTACTCTTTTATCTCCAATTCATATATCAACTACAATTCACAATATGGGACTTTTCTCGGGACTGACAGAAGTTACAGTTGCACCTGATAAGGCACAGCGTGTCAAATGCTGGGACAAGCGTGATCGCTTTTTTCAGTGCCTAGATGAACACTACATTGACAACTCATTAGATAAGAAGGAACTTGCAAAAGTTAATGACAAGTGCGGAGAAATCAAGAAAGAATTTGAAGAGGATTGTGCAGCAAGTTGGGTGAAATATTTCCAAGAGAAAAGATTTAACGATCTAGTAAGACAAAGATATATTGCAAAATTAGAGAGTGAAGGAGCACAACCATTACCATTCAAAATTGAAGGGGTTAAGAAATAGAGGGTTTTATTatcattttctttgtttcggATTATTGAGAGATGTACATACCATAATTGTATATAAATGTATACAT
It encodes the following:
- a CDS encoding uncharacterized protein (BUSCO:EOG09265GYD): MGLFSGSTEVTVAPDKAQRVKCWDKRDRFFQCLDEHYIDNSLDKKELAKVNDKCGEIKKEFEEDCAASWVKYFQEKRFNDLVRQRYIAKLESEGAQPLPFKIEGVKK